One stretch of Pseudomonas sp. NC02 DNA includes these proteins:
- a CDS encoding sulfate ABC transporter substrate-binding protein: MSSIRRYALAALASAVFAGSAVAKDYELLNVSYDPTRELYQDYNAEFTSFWKQSHPGDNVKIQQSHGGSGKQGRAVIDGLRADVVTLALAGDIDEIAKLGKTLPENWQTRLPDASTPYTSTIVFLVRKGNPKGIKDWGDLIKKDVSVITPNPKTSGGARWNFLAAWAYGLKAGGSEAKAQEYVKELFKHVPILDTGARGSTITFVNNGQGDVLLAWENEAFLALKEDGGADKFDIVVPSLSILAEPPVAVVDKNAEKKGNTEIATEYLKHLYSPAGQEIAAKNFYRPRDEKVAAKYAQQFPKLDLVTIDKDFGGWKTAQPKFFNDGGVFDQIYSAQ; the protein is encoded by the coding sequence ATGTCGTCGATTCGCCGTTATGCCCTGGCAGCACTGGCCAGTGCCGTGTTTGCCGGTTCCGCTGTTGCCAAGGATTACGAACTGCTCAACGTGTCTTACGACCCCACCCGCGAGCTCTACCAGGACTACAACGCTGAATTCACCAGCTTCTGGAAGCAGTCGCACCCGGGTGACAACGTCAAGATCCAGCAATCCCACGGTGGTTCGGGCAAGCAGGGCCGCGCGGTAATCGACGGCCTGCGCGCCGACGTCGTGACCCTGGCCCTGGCCGGCGACATCGACGAAATCGCAAAACTGGGCAAGACCCTGCCGGAAAACTGGCAAACCCGCCTGCCGGACGCCAGCACCCCGTACACCTCGACCATCGTGTTCCTGGTACGCAAGGGCAACCCTAAAGGCATCAAGGATTGGGGCGACCTGATCAAGAAAGACGTGTCGGTGATCACCCCGAACCCGAAAACCTCCGGCGGCGCCCGCTGGAACTTCCTAGCCGCCTGGGCCTACGGCCTGAAAGCCGGTGGCAGCGAAGCCAAGGCCCAGGAATACGTGAAAGAGCTGTTCAAGCACGTGCCGATCCTCGACACCGGCGCGCGCGGTTCGACCATCACCTTCGTCAACAACGGTCAGGGTGACGTGTTGCTGGCCTGGGAAAACGAAGCCTTCCTGGCCCTGAAGGAAGACGGCGGCGCCGACAAGTTCGACATCGTTGTACCTTCGCTGTCGATCCTCGCCGAGCCGCCAGTGGCCGTGGTCGACAAGAACGCTGAGAAAAAGGGCAATACCGAGATCGCCACCGAGTACCTCAAGCACCTGTACAGCCCGGCTGGCCAGGAGATTGCGGCGAAGAACTTCTACCGCCCACGCGATGAGAAAGTCGCCGCCAAATACGCCCAGCAGTTCCCGAAACTGGACCTGGTGACTATCGACAAAGACTTCGGCGGCTGGAAAACTGCCCAACCGAAATTCTTCAATGACGGTGGCGTGTTCGACCAGATCTACTCGGCGCAGTAA
- a CDS encoding DUF962 domain-containing protein — MKSLVDHLSQYAAYHRDPRNIASHFIGIPLIVVAVAVLLSRPEWTVAGLWLSPAVVVALLSAWFYLRLELALGVLMTVLMGLSVWAGHVLAAQSTLVWLSSGIGMFVVGWVIQFVGHYYEGRKPAFVDDVSGLIVGPLFVVAELAFLVGLRHELKRQIEERSGPVAVRHKNATA; from the coding sequence ATGAAAAGCCTCGTCGACCATCTCAGTCAATACGCGGCCTACCACCGCGATCCGCGCAATATCGCCAGCCACTTTATCGGCATCCCGCTGATCGTGGTGGCCGTGGCCGTGCTGCTGTCACGCCCCGAATGGACGGTGGCCGGGCTGTGGCTGTCGCCCGCGGTGGTAGTGGCGCTGCTTTCGGCATGGTTCTACCTGCGCCTGGAACTGGCGCTCGGCGTACTGATGACGGTGTTGATGGGCCTGTCGGTGTGGGCCGGGCATGTGCTGGCGGCGCAAAGCACGCTGGTGTGGCTGAGCAGTGGCATCGGCATGTTCGTGGTGGGCTGGGTGATCCAGTTTGTGGGGCATTACTACGAGGGGCGCAAGCCGGCGTTTGTCGATGACGTGTCCGGGTTGATCGTGGGGCCGTTGTTTGTGGTGGCGGAGTTGGCGTTTCTGGTGGGGCTGCGGCATGAGCTGAAGCGGCAGATTGAAGAGCGCTCGGGGCCGGTGGCCGTGCGGCACAAGAACGCCACGGCCTGA
- the dibA gene encoding phosphodiesterase DibA, with the protein MLFSYRGALRAGLMYLLVSIVWIQLSHQVLINFIDEPVELGRWLQIRGYLWVSLSALAIYLLCAHFARANLIQQPLKENRERLRQAAAVFDCTREGVLVTDAQGLIVHVNRAFIEITGYQCEDVLGHQPSLFKSGRHSASFYQAMFETLEREGEWSGEIWNRRKSGEIYPQWQTIRVIRDEQGHISHYVAVFSDISAIKHSESELAHLAHHDPLTDLPNRLLFTDRAEQALASAQIHKRGCALLLLDLDHFKIINDSLGHNVGDQLLKAVGERLQGLFGPGVTLARLGGDEFAVLAESCPQVGQAAALAQRILDAMKEPVIFDGHQLFISVSIGISLFPSDALSAEQLLRNADSALFKAKSAGREGYALYTEELTAHAQHRVEMAGELRRALDQQELRVYYQPVHDLQDSRMIGVEALVRWQHPERGLVPPGEFIPIAERTGLIADIDAWVMDQACRQMCQWLADGAPLTFLAVNVSSRLFARRELYEQVAKVLHDTGLDPALLELEVTESAVMEDPEVALEQMHRLRELGLRLAIDDFGTGYSSLLRLKRLPVQKLKIDQGFVAGLPWDEDDAAIVRVVIALAQSMGMQVHAEGIEQVEQARFLLDQRCDLGQGYWFGRPMPASELDWARAPTIR; encoded by the coding sequence ATGCTGTTTTCATACCGAGGTGCCCTGCGTGCCGGGCTGATGTACCTGCTGGTTTCGATTGTGTGGATTCAGCTCAGCCATCAGGTATTGATCAACTTTATCGATGAACCCGTGGAGCTGGGCCGCTGGCTTCAGATACGCGGTTACCTGTGGGTCAGCCTCAGTGCCCTGGCGATCTACCTGCTCTGCGCACACTTTGCCCGGGCCAACCTGATCCAGCAGCCACTGAAGGAAAACCGCGAGCGCCTGCGCCAGGCCGCCGCCGTGTTCGATTGCACCCGCGAAGGGGTGCTGGTCACCGATGCCCAGGGGCTGATTGTTCACGTCAACCGGGCCTTTATCGAAATCACCGGCTACCAGTGCGAAGACGTGCTGGGGCACCAGCCGAGCCTGTTCAAGTCCGGGCGCCACTCGGCCAGTTTCTACCAGGCGATGTTCGAGACGCTGGAACGTGAAGGTGAATGGAGCGGTGAAATCTGGAACCGCCGTAAAAGCGGCGAAATCTACCCACAGTGGCAGACCATCCGGGTGATCCGTGATGAGCAGGGCCATATCAGCCACTACGTCGCGGTGTTCTCCGATATCAGCGCCATCAAGCACTCCGAGAGCGAGTTGGCGCACCTGGCCCATCACGACCCGCTGACCGACCTGCCCAACCGCCTGCTGTTCACCGATCGTGCCGAACAGGCCCTGGCCTCCGCGCAGATCCATAAACGTGGCTGCGCCTTGCTGCTGCTCGACCTCGACCATTTCAAGATCATCAACGACAGCCTCGGCCATAACGTCGGCGACCAGTTGCTCAAGGCCGTCGGCGAGCGCCTGCAAGGCCTGTTCGGCCCCGGCGTGACCCTGGCGCGCCTGGGCGGTGACGAGTTCGCGGTGCTGGCGGAAAGTTGTCCGCAGGTGGGCCAGGCCGCCGCCCTGGCGCAACGTATTCTCGACGCGATGAAAGAACCGGTCATCTTCGACGGCCATCAACTGTTTATCAGCGTGAGCATCGGGATCAGCCTGTTCCCCAGCGACGCGCTGAGCGCCGAGCAACTGCTGCGCAACGCCGACTCCGCGTTGTTCAAGGCCAAGAGCGCCGGCCGCGAAGGCTATGCCTTGTACACCGAAGAGCTTACCGCCCACGCCCAGCACCGCGTGGAAATGGCCGGTGAACTGCGTCGCGCCCTGGATCAGCAGGAGCTGCGGGTTTACTACCAGCCAGTGCACGACCTGCAAGACAGCCGAATGATCGGCGTCGAAGCCCTGGTGCGCTGGCAGCACCCGGAGCGCGGGCTGGTGCCGCCGGGGGAATTCATCCCGATTGCCGAGCGCACCGGGCTGATTGCCGACATAGACGCCTGGGTCATGGACCAGGCCTGCCGCCAGATGTGCCAGTGGCTGGCAGACGGTGCACCGTTGACGTTTCTCGCGGTGAATGTGTCCAGCCGCCTGTTTGCCCGGCGGGAGCTGTATGAGCAAGTGGCCAAGGTGCTGCACGACACGGGGCTGGATCCGGCGCTTTTAGAGCTGGAAGTCACCGAAAGCGCGGTGATGGAGGACCCGGAAGTCGCCCTTGAGCAAATGCATCGCCTGCGTGAGCTCGGCTTACGCCTGGCTATCGACGACTTTGGCACCGGTTATTCATCGCTGCTGCGGCTCAAGCGCTTGCCGGTGCAGAAGCTCAAGATCGACCAGGGTTTTGTCGCCGGGTTGCCATGGGATGAGGACGATGCGGCGATCGTGCGGGTAGTGATCGCGTTGGCGCAGAGCATGGGCATGCAGGTGCATGCCGAAGGTATCGAGCAGGTTGAGCAGGCGCGGTTTCTATTGGACCAGCGCTGTGACCTTGGCCAGGGGTACTGGTTTGGCCGGCCGATGCCGGCCAGTGAGCTGGATTGGGCGAGGGCGCCGACCATTCGTTAA
- the desA gene encoding delta-9 fatty acid desaturase DesA — protein sequence MWYNGFLDLSAWQLVAVTLLMTHVTIVGVTVYLHRYSAHRSLELNAGLKHFFRFWLWLTTAQNTREWTAIHRKHHAKCETVDDPHSPVIKGLSTVLRKGAELYRAEAENPETLRIYGKNCPEDWIERKLYTPYPLLGVAIMGVIDLLLFGTIGITIWAIQMMWIPFWAAGVINGLGHAIGYRNFECRDAATNLIPWGIIVGGEELHNNHHTYPNSAKLSVKKWEFDLGWAWIKVFSFLRLAKVQRVAPIAHRVEGKGSLDMDTAMAILNNRFQIMAQYRKLVIGPLVKQELEKVDHSVRHQFHRAKRLLSRETSLLDDRHHVRIQSMLEHSQALKVIYEKRLALQQIWLKTSTNGHDMLAAIKEWVHEAEASGIQSLRDFAHQLKTYSLRPAAA from the coding sequence ATGTGGTACAACGGTTTTCTTGACTTGTCGGCCTGGCAACTGGTGGCAGTCACTCTGTTGATGACCCACGTGACCATTGTCGGGGTCACGGTCTATCTGCACCGCTATTCAGCCCACCGCTCCCTGGAGCTCAATGCTGGCCTGAAACACTTCTTCCGCTTCTGGCTGTGGCTCACCACGGCGCAGAACACCCGCGAGTGGACCGCTATCCACCGCAAACACCACGCCAAGTGCGAAACCGTCGACGATCCCCACAGCCCGGTGATCAAGGGCCTGTCCACCGTGCTGCGCAAAGGCGCCGAGCTGTATCGCGCCGAAGCCGAGAACCCCGAGACCCTGCGCATCTACGGCAAGAACTGCCCGGAAGACTGGATCGAGCGCAAGCTCTACACCCCGTACCCGCTGCTGGGCGTGGCGATCATGGGCGTGATCGACCTGCTGCTGTTCGGCACCATCGGCATCACCATCTGGGCCATCCAGATGATGTGGATCCCGTTCTGGGCTGCCGGCGTAATCAACGGCCTGGGTCATGCCATCGGCTACCGCAACTTCGAATGCCGCGATGCGGCGACCAACCTGATTCCCTGGGGCATCATCGTGGGTGGCGAAGAACTGCATAACAACCACCACACCTACCCCAACTCCGCCAAGCTGTCGGTGAAGAAGTGGGAGTTCGACCTGGGCTGGGCCTGGATCAAAGTGTTCAGCTTCCTGCGCCTGGCCAAGGTGCAACGGGTCGCGCCGATCGCCCACCGGGTCGAAGGCAAGGGCAGCCTGGACATGGACACCGCGATGGCGATCCTCAACAACCGCTTCCAGATCATGGCCCAGTACCGCAAGTTGGTGATTGGCCCGCTGGTCAAGCAGGAACTGGAAAAGGTCGATCACTCGGTGCGCCACCAATTCCATCGCGCCAAGCGCCTGCTGTCGCGGGAGACCAGCCTGCTGGATGACCGCCACCATGTGCGCATCCAGAGCATGCTGGAACACAGCCAGGCTTTGAAAGTGATCTACGAGAAGCGCCTGGCGCTGCAACAGATCTGGCTGAAAACCAGCACCAACGGCCACGACATGCTGGCGGCGATCAAGGAATGGGTGCACGAGGCCGAGGCGAGCGGGATTCAATCCCTGCGGGACTTTGCCCATCAGCTGAAGACCTATTCGCTGCGGCCTGCCGCGGCCTGA
- the oscA gene encoding sulfur starvation response protein OscA, translated as MSASLRSVDGQDEAAILREIQSALRDLRFGAVEITVHNAQVVQIERKEKFRLQNPGNKPS; from the coding sequence ATGAGCGCATCTCTACGTAGCGTTGACGGCCAGGACGAAGCAGCCATTTTGCGCGAGATCCAGAGCGCCCTGCGCGATCTGCGGTTTGGCGCGGTGGAAATCACTGTGCACAACGCCCAGGTAGTACAAATCGAACGCAAAGAGAAATTCCGTTTGCAGAACCCGGGCAACAAACCGAGCTGA
- the cysT gene encoding sulfate ABC transporter permease subunit CysT, producing MSRRISPVIPGFGLTLGYTVVYLSLIVLIPLAAMFVHAAQLTWDQFWNIISAPRVLAALKLSFGTALYAAIINGVIGTLLAWVLVRYTFPGRKIIDAMIDLPFALPTAVAGIALTALYTPTGLVGQFAADLGFKIAYTPLGITLALTFVTLPFVVRTVQPVLADIPREIEEAAACLGAKPLQVFRYILVPALLPAWLTGFALAFARGVGEYGSVIFIAGNMPMKTEILPLLIMVKLDQYDYHGATSIGVLMLVVSFVLLLLINLLQRRIEHP from the coding sequence ATGTCGCGTCGTATCTCCCCCGTCATACCCGGCTTCGGGCTGACGCTGGGCTACACCGTGGTGTACCTCAGCCTGATCGTACTCATCCCCCTTGCGGCGATGTTTGTACATGCCGCTCAACTCACCTGGGATCAGTTCTGGAACATCATCTCCGCACCGCGTGTGCTGGCGGCGTTGAAACTGAGCTTCGGCACTGCGTTGTATGCCGCGATCATCAACGGCGTGATCGGTACCCTGCTGGCATGGGTACTGGTGCGCTACACCTTCCCCGGGCGCAAGATCATCGATGCGATGATCGACTTGCCGTTCGCCCTGCCCACCGCCGTCGCCGGTATTGCACTCACCGCGCTGTACACGCCCACCGGGCTGGTAGGCCAGTTCGCCGCCGACCTGGGCTTCAAGATCGCCTATACCCCCCTGGGCATCACTCTCGCGCTGACCTTCGTCACGCTGCCATTCGTGGTGCGTACCGTGCAGCCGGTGTTGGCCGATATCCCCCGGGAAATCGAAGAAGCCGCCGCCTGTCTCGGCGCCAAGCCCCTGCAAGTGTTCCGCTACATCCTGGTACCGGCGCTGCTGCCGGCCTGGTTGACCGGCTTCGCCTTGGCGTTTGCACGAGGTGTCGGTGAGTACGGTTCGGTGATCTTCATCGCCGGCAACATGCCGATGAAAACCGAGATCCTGCCGTTGCTGATCATGGTCAAGCTCGACCAATACGACTACCACGGCGCCACGTCCATCGGTGTGCTGATGCTGGTGGTTTCCTTTGTCCTGCTGCTGCTGATCAACTTGCTGCAGCGGCGCATCGAACACCCATAA
- a CDS encoding Crp/Fnr family transcriptional regulator, protein MDVEKWHPRLATGHWYSHLPADLQNSLLASARLRQLTAGQYLFKRGDPPCGLYAVLEGSLRISAVNEQGKEAVLSLAELPYWFGEISLFDGLPRTHDACAVGPCTLLQVPQPALLHILEQTPRYWRDMALLMSQKLRLTFINIEQLSLMPASVRVAHRLLMIAEGYGDIEQARQVLQLPQEDLAAMLSLSRQTTNALLKDLQGQGIVRLGYGEIEILDPQRLREAAHA, encoded by the coding sequence ATGGATGTAGAGAAATGGCACCCACGGCTGGCCACCGGTCACTGGTACAGCCATCTGCCTGCTGATCTACAGAATAGCTTGCTGGCCAGCGCCCGGTTGCGGCAGCTGACGGCGGGGCAATACCTGTTCAAGCGCGGCGATCCGCCGTGTGGGTTGTATGCGGTGCTGGAGGGCTCCCTGCGTATCAGCGCGGTGAACGAGCAGGGCAAGGAGGCAGTGTTGAGCCTGGCGGAGTTGCCATACTGGTTCGGCGAAATCTCATTGTTCGACGGGTTGCCCCGCACCCACGATGCTTGCGCCGTCGGGCCTTGTACGTTGTTGCAGGTGCCGCAGCCGGCGTTGCTGCACATTCTTGAACAGACTCCGCGTTACTGGCGCGACATGGCCCTGTTGATGAGCCAGAAGCTGCGCCTGACCTTTATCAATATCGAGCAATTGAGCCTGATGCCGGCGTCGGTGCGGGTGGCGCACCGCCTGCTGATGATCGCCGAGGGCTATGGCGACATCGAGCAGGCCCGGCAGGTGCTGCAACTGCCCCAGGAAGACCTGGCCGCGATGCTGAGCCTGTCGCGCCAGACCACCAATGCGTTGCTCAAGGACCTGCAAGGCCAGGGCATCGTGCGCCTGGGCTATGGCGAGATCGAAATCCTCGACCCGCAACGTTTGCGCGAGGCGGCGCATGCCTGA
- the cysW gene encoding sulfate ABC transporter permease subunit CysW yields MSQSSISAASSANAARRGSAVSRRILISLGWLVFFLFLLLPLFIVVSQGLKNGLGAFFTAILEPDALSALKLTVIAVVISVPLNVVFGVSAAWCVSKYSFRGKSILVTLIDLPFSVSPVIAGLVYVLMFGAQGFFGPWLQDHDIQIVFALPGIVLATIFVTVPFVARELIPLMQEQGTQEEEAARLLGANGWQMFWHVTVPNIKWGLIYGVVLCTARAMGEFGAVSVVSGHIRGVTNTLPLHVEILYNEYNHVAAFAVASLLLILALLILLLKQWSENRINRLRKSAGEE; encoded by the coding sequence ATGTCCCAATCGTCTATTTCCGCCGCGTCCTCGGCCAACGCTGCCCGTCGTGGCAGTGCGGTGTCCCGACGCATCCTGATCAGCCTTGGCTGGCTGGTGTTCTTCCTGTTTTTGTTGCTGCCGCTGTTTATCGTGGTGTCCCAGGGCCTGAAGAATGGCCTGGGTGCGTTCTTCACCGCGATCCTTGAGCCGGACGCGCTGTCGGCATTGAAACTCACGGTGATCGCCGTGGTGATTTCGGTACCGCTCAACGTGGTGTTCGGCGTCAGCGCCGCCTGGTGCGTGAGCAAGTACTCGTTCCGTGGCAAAAGTATCCTGGTGACCCTGATCGACCTGCCGTTCTCGGTATCGCCGGTGATCGCCGGCCTGGTCTACGTGTTGATGTTCGGCGCCCAGGGCTTCTTTGGCCCGTGGCTGCAAGACCATGACATCCAGATCGTGTTCGCCTTGCCGGGCATCGTGCTGGCGACCATCTTTGTCACCGTGCCGTTCGTGGCCCGTGAGCTGATCCCGCTGATGCAGGAGCAGGGCACCCAGGAAGAAGAGGCCGCGCGCCTGCTGGGCGCCAACGGCTGGCAGATGTTCTGGCATGTCACCGTGCCGAACATCAAGTGGGGCCTGATCTACGGCGTGGTGCTGTGTACCGCGCGGGCCATGGGTGAGTTCGGTGCGGTGTCGGTGGTGTCCGGCCACATTCGCGGCGTGACCAACACCTTGCCGCTGCACGTCGAGATCCTCTACAACGAATACAACCACGTCGCCGCGTTTGCCGTCGCGAGCCTGTTGCTGATCCTGGCGCTCTTAATCCTGCTGCTCAAGCAGTGGAGCGAGAACCGTATCAACCGCCTGCGCAAAAGTGCTGGTGAGGAATAA
- a CDS encoding sulfate/molybdate ABC transporter ATP-binding protein, which produces MSIEVRNVSKNFNAFKALNSINLDIQSGELVALLGPSGCGKTTLLRIIAGLETPDAGNIVFHGEDVSGHDVRDRNVGFVFQHYALFRHMTVFDNVAFGLRMKPKNQRPTESQIAVKVHELLNMVQLDWLSDRYPEQLSGGQRQRIALARALAVEPKVLLLDEPFGALDAKVRKELRRWLARLHEDINLTSVFVTHDQEEAMEVADRIVVMNKGVIEQIGSPGEVYENPASDFVYHFLGDSNRLHLGEDKHVLFRPHEVSLSRHELEDHHAAEVRDIRPLGATTRVTLKVEGQSELIEAEVVKDHDSLTGLARGETLFFKPKVWQKA; this is translated from the coding sequence ATGTCGATCGAAGTCCGTAATGTCAGCAAGAATTTCAACGCCTTCAAGGCCCTGAACAGCATCAATCTGGACATCCAGAGTGGCGAGCTGGTGGCGTTGCTGGGCCCGTCCGGCTGCGGCAAGACTACCCTGCTGCGGATCATCGCCGGTCTCGAAACCCCGGATGCCGGCAACATCGTGTTCCATGGTGAAGACGTCTCCGGCCACGACGTGCGTGATCGCAACGTCGGCTTTGTGTTCCAGCACTACGCGCTGTTCCGCCACATGACCGTGTTCGACAACGTCGCGTTCGGCCTGCGCATGAAACCGAAAAACCAGCGCCCCACCGAAAGCCAGATCGCGGTAAAAGTCCACGAGCTGCTGAACATGGTGCAGCTCGATTGGCTGTCGGATCGCTACCCGGAACAACTCTCCGGCGGCCAGCGCCAGCGTATCGCCCTGGCGCGCGCCCTGGCGGTAGAGCCGAAAGTGCTGCTGCTGGATGAACCCTTCGGCGCCCTCGATGCCAAGGTCCGTAAAGAACTGCGCCGCTGGCTGGCGCGCCTGCACGAAGACATCAACCTGACCTCGGTGTTCGTGACCCACGACCAGGAAGAAGCCATGGAAGTGGCGGACCGCATCGTGGTGATGAACAAGGGCGTGATCGAGCAGATTGGCTCACCGGGCGAAGTCTACGAAAACCCGGCCAGTGATTTTGTTTATCACTTCCTCGGCGACTCCAACCGCCTGCATTTGGGTGAAGACAAGCACGTGCTGTTCCGCCCGCATGAAGTGTCGCTGTCGCGCCATGAACTGGAAGACCACCACGCGGCTGAAGTGCGTGATATTCGCCCGCTTGGCGCGACCACCCGGGTGACCCTGAAGGTCGAAGGCCAGAGCGAACTGATCGAAGCCGAAGTGGTAAAAGACCACGACAGCCTGACCGGCCTGGCGCGGGGCGAGACGTTGTTCTTCAAGCCCAAGGTCTGGCAAAAAGCCTAA
- a CDS encoding sensor domain-containing diguanylate cyclase — MVHEKTFTDTPVLEQPRPAAAATLLALMHAQGEVERLSEREQLLSSLLVSVNAVLWAIEWDTRRVLYVSPAYERVFGRTAGMLLTDYREWRNSIHPEDLDYAEHSLAQVLHSGAVEDREYRIITADGQIRWLSDKCYINQQAEPGQPVIVVGIAEDITEKKQLELELHRLATTDVLTRSSNRRHFFECAHHEFERACLQGTPLAFLLLDIDDFKVVNDTYGHLEGDQVLQRIAESGRGVLRRGDLFGRIGGEEFAAILPGCAPEMAMQVAERLGHEIAQLSFSHDGESFAVTVSQGLASLTAEDANVDSLFARADAAMYEAKRQGKNRVLPG, encoded by the coding sequence ATGGTCCACGAAAAGACCTTCACCGACACCCCCGTCCTCGAACAGCCACGACCGGCAGCCGCCGCTACGTTGCTGGCCCTGATGCATGCCCAGGGCGAAGTGGAACGGCTGAGTGAACGCGAGCAACTGCTGAGTTCGCTGTTGGTCAGTGTGAATGCCGTGCTCTGGGCAATCGAGTGGGACACTCGCCGCGTGCTGTACGTCAGCCCGGCCTATGAGCGGGTTTTCGGACGTACGGCGGGCATGTTGCTGACCGACTATCGGGAATGGCGCAACAGCATCCACCCCGAAGACCTCGACTACGCCGAGCACAGCCTGGCCCAGGTGCTGCACAGCGGCGCCGTGGAAGACCGCGAGTACCGCATCATCACCGCCGACGGGCAGATCCGCTGGCTCAGCGACAAGTGTTACATCAACCAGCAGGCCGAGCCCGGCCAGCCGGTGATCGTGGTAGGCATAGCCGAAGACATCACCGAAAAGAAGCAGCTGGAGCTCGAGCTGCACCGTCTGGCCACCACCGATGTACTGACCCGCAGCAGCAACCGCCGGCATTTCTTCGAGTGCGCCCACCACGAGTTTGAACGCGCCTGCCTGCAAGGCACGCCCCTGGCGTTCCTGTTGCTGGACATCGATGACTTCAAGGTGGTGAACGACACCTACGGCCACCTGGAAGGCGATCAGGTGTTGCAGCGTATCGCCGAGAGCGGTCGGGGAGTTCTGCGCCGTGGCGACCTGTTCGGGCGTATTGGCGGCGAAGAGTTCGCCGCCATACTGCCCGGTTGTGCCCCGGAGATGGCAATGCAGGTGGCCGAACGCCTGGGGCACGAGATTGCGCAGCTTAGCTTCAGCCACGACGGTGAGAGCTTTGCGGTCACCGTCAGCCAGGGCCTGGCCAGCCTGACCGCCGAGGACGCCAACGTGGACAGCCTGTTTGCCCGCGCTGACGCGGCCATGTACGAGGCCAAGCGCCAGGGCAAAAACCGCGTGCTCCCCGGCTGA
- a CDS encoding HDOD domain-containing protein, protein MTAVDLPAVPRVLIAEADPWSRDLLKQVLLNVRCDARLDVCADGQRATELLRDKPYDLIIADWELPGVDGLSLLRSVRLQRRTPLLPFILLSTRNDSASVREALPLAPTAYLTKPLNMESLTQRLQDLLLNEGETVYCEVPALAPGMTLPVFLERRREASDGAPLRVDVQAAVQHSLEPEGLDLKRLEEQVRMDPQITAVLIAAANSAGHHGSPVQTLGMALHKLAAGQSMNLILGLALKHNVVLSDPSLVDYAERHWQLSQRTADYARSLARMLDLDHERCYSAGILHRLGDLALLRCLQDWLLGGGELDDEAIGESLYTFGAAYGSALRTRWRLPLELRQLIAAIYSLEGGVYSREALVMNLAAQLARLTEHEGVEALAKGKTARLLKVGLPELTRMRKT, encoded by the coding sequence ATGACTGCTGTTGATTTACCGGCTGTACCCCGTGTGTTGATTGCCGAGGCCGACCCTTGGTCCCGAGATCTGCTCAAGCAGGTGTTGCTGAATGTGCGCTGTGACGCACGGCTGGATGTGTGTGCCGATGGCCAGCGGGCCACCGAGTTGCTGCGTGACAAACCCTATGACCTGATCATTGCCGATTGGGAGCTGCCCGGCGTCGATGGCCTGAGCCTGCTGCGCAGTGTGCGCCTGCAACGGCGTACGCCGCTGTTGCCGTTTATCCTGCTGAGTACCCGCAACGACAGCGCCAGTGTGCGCGAAGCCTTGCCGCTGGCACCGACCGCGTACCTGACCAAACCCCTGAACATGGAAAGCCTGACCCAGCGCCTGCAGGACTTGCTGCTGAACGAAGGTGAGACGGTGTATTGCGAAGTCCCGGCCCTGGCGCCGGGCATGACCTTGCCGGTGTTTCTGGAGCGCCGCCGGGAAGCCTCAGACGGCGCGCCGCTGCGGGTCGACGTGCAGGCTGCGGTGCAACATAGCCTGGAGCCGGAGGGCCTGGACCTCAAGCGCCTGGAAGAGCAGGTGCGCATGGACCCTCAGATTACTGCCGTGTTGATCGCCGCCGCCAACAGCGCCGGCCATCACGGTTCGCCGGTACAGACCCTGGGCATGGCCCTGCACAAGCTGGCGGCGGGGCAGAGCATGAACCTGATCCTGGGGCTCGCCCTCAAGCACAACGTGGTACTGAGCGACCCGAGCCTTGTGGATTACGCCGAGCGTCATTGGCAGCTGTCCCAGCGTACCGCCGACTACGCCCGCAGCCTGGCGCGCATGCTCGACCTGGATCACGAGCGCTGCTACAGCGCCGGGATCCTCCATCGCCTTGGCGACCTGGCCTTGCTGCGGTGCCTGCAAGACTGGCTGCTGGGCGGTGGCGAACTGGATGATGAAGCGATTGGCGAGTCCCTCTACACCTTCGGTGCGGCCTATGGCTCGGCACTGCGCACACGCTGGCGCCTGCCGCTGGAGTTGCGCCAGTTGATCGCGGCGATTTATTCGCTGGAGGGCGGGGTGTATTCCCGCGAAGCGCTGGTGATGAACCTGGCGGCGCAACTGGCGCGGCTGACCGAGCATGAAGGCGTCGAGGCATTGGCGAAAGGCAAGACGGCACGCTTGCTCAAGGTGGGTTTGCCGGAATTGACGCGTATGCGCAAAACCTAG